The following coding sequences lie in one Flagellimonas eckloniae genomic window:
- a CDS encoding vWA domain-containing protein, with the protein MKHLKNVLGITIFSLMVGTTYACNLKNPVQKNATLLTTSTIKEKPAKQYVKIALLLDTSNSMDGLINQAKAQLWDIVNEFTHAKCGNEVRPSLQIALYEYGNDNLDSNEGYIRQVIGFSGDLDEISEKLFSLTTNGGEEYCGQVIHTSLKQLDWGKNADDLKMIFIAGNEPFTQGRLNYRDATSNAKEKDVIVNTIFCGNYEQGISTKWKNGATLTGGEYMAIDHNRQVVHIDTPYDDVIIRLNSQLNNTYISYGYLGREKKALQSVQDSNAAELEEAVVVKRAVSKSSRLYKNSKWDLVDAVEDDEVSISDLKDKDLPTELKGKSEKEIKQYVADKKVERDKIQKQIQELNKKREAYIAKNQKEETGELENALLSAIKNQAAKKNYKWD; encoded by the coding sequence ATGAAACATTTAAAAAACGTATTGGGAATAACAATCTTTTCGCTAATGGTGGGTACAACGTACGCATGTAACCTTAAAAACCCAGTACAAAAAAACGCAACACTGTTAACAACCTCAACCATCAAGGAAAAACCAGCAAAACAATATGTGAAAATTGCTTTGTTGTTGGACACAAGCAACAGCATGGACGGACTTATTAACCAAGCTAAAGCACAACTATGGGATATTGTAAATGAATTTACACATGCCAAATGTGGAAACGAAGTTAGGCCTTCGCTTCAAATAGCACTTTATGAGTATGGAAACGACAATTTAGACTCTAATGAAGGCTATATTAGACAGGTAATAGGTTTTAGTGGTGACCTTGATGAAATCTCGGAAAAACTATTTTCCTTGACCACTAATGGAGGGGAAGAATATTGTGGACAGGTAATCCACACTTCTTTGAAGCAGTTGGATTGGGGTAAAAATGCAGACGACCTTAAAATGATTTTCATTGCTGGCAACGAGCCTTTTACACAAGGTAGACTTAATTATAGGGATGCCACATCCAATGCCAAGGAAAAAGATGTCATTGTAAATACTATTTTTTGTGGGAATTATGAGCAGGGGATTTCCACCAAATGGAAAAACGGAGCAACCTTGACCGGCGGAGAGTATATGGCCATTGACCATAACAGACAGGTTGTTCATATTGACACGCCTTATGATGATGTAATTATCCGACTTAACTCACAATTGAACAACACCTATATATCGTATGGTTATTTGGGAAGGGAAAAGAAAGCGCTTCAATCCGTACAAGATTCCAACGCAGCAGAATTGGAAGAGGCAGTTGTCGTAAAACGGGCAGTAAGCAAAAGCTCTAGACTCTATAAAAATTCTAAATGGGATTTGGTTGATGCCGTTGAAGATGATGAAGTCTCCATTTCTGATTTAAAGGACAAAGACCTACCCACAGAATTAAAGGGAAAATCCGAAAAAGAGATCAAGCAATATGTTGCGGACAAGAAAGTGGAGCGTGATAAAATCCAAAAACAGATTCAAGAATTGAATAAAAAGCGTGAAGCGTACATTGCCAAAAACCAGAAAGAAGAAACTGGAGAATTAGAAAATGCATTACTATCGGCCATTAAAAATCAGGCTGCCAAGAAAAATTATAAATGGGATTAA
- a CDS encoding dodecin family protein, translating to MSVLKVIEVLANSDESWEQAAKNALEQASKSVKNIRSVYINEQSASVKDGKIDDYRVNVKITFEVK from the coding sequence ATGTCAGTATTAAAAGTAATCGAAGTATTAGCAAATTCAGATGAGAGTTGGGAGCAAGCAGCAAAAAATGCCCTTGAACAAGCCTCTAAATCTGTTAAAAATATTCGTTCAGTTTATATTAATGAACAAAGTGCCTCTGTAAAGGATGGTAAAATTGATGATTACAGAGTCAATGTGAAAATCACCTTTGAAGTTAAATAA
- a CDS encoding efflux RND transporter periplasmic adaptor subunit: MNKYVKYGLIGVLSIGILYAIVYFLKQNSTPAQLYKTESLEKKDIVNKVIVTGKVIPEDEINIKPQISGIIDKIYLEEGVNVKAGDLIASIKVVPNEQSLNQAAGRVRNAELALNNAKIEYNRNKALFDKGVIASQDFNTQQLTYDQAQQELKNARADYQIIRKGSAGGSSSANTNIRATVSGTILEIPVKEGDQVIQSNNFNDGTTIATIADMQQMIFEGEVDEAEVGKLHVGMPLEINLGALEKNKFDAKLKFIAPKGVETEGAVQFKIEGDLVVNDSTYVRAGYSANASIVLEEKKDVLTLKEALLQFDKETEKPFVEIEIGENEFERKDIELGVSDGIDVEIVSGLEEDDKIKVWNKLEKKDNADD; this comes from the coding sequence ATGAATAAGTATGTAAAGTATGGGCTAATTGGAGTTTTGAGTATAGGAATTTTATACGCAATCGTATATTTTCTGAAGCAAAATAGTACTCCCGCTCAATTATATAAAACAGAATCTTTAGAGAAAAAGGACATTGTAAACAAAGTGATTGTCACCGGAAAAGTAATCCCTGAAGATGAGATTAATATTAAACCGCAAATTTCTGGAATAATAGATAAGATTTATTTAGAAGAAGGGGTCAATGTAAAAGCAGGGGATTTGATTGCGTCCATAAAAGTTGTTCCCAATGAACAATCTCTGAATCAGGCCGCCGGTCGTGTACGCAATGCGGAACTTGCCTTGAACAATGCAAAGATTGAGTATAATAGAAATAAGGCTTTGTTTGATAAAGGTGTTATTGCCAGTCAAGACTTTAATACCCAGCAATTAACCTATGATCAAGCGCAACAAGAATTAAAAAATGCCCGTGCAGATTATCAAATCATACGGAAAGGTTCTGCAGGAGGATCGTCTAGTGCCAACACCAATATAAGGGCTACTGTATCTGGTACAATTTTAGAAATTCCAGTTAAAGAAGGGGATCAGGTTATCCAGAGTAATAATTTCAATGACGGAACCACAATTGCAACAATAGCGGATATGCAGCAAATGATTTTTGAAGGTGAAGTTGATGAAGCTGAAGTTGGTAAATTACATGTTGGGATGCCATTGGAAATCAATCTTGGAGCATTGGAAAAGAACAAATTTGATGCAAAACTTAAATTCATTGCTCCTAAAGGAGTGGAGACTGAGGGAGCTGTCCAGTTTAAGATTGAAGGTGATCTGGTAGTCAATGACAGCACCTATGTGCGAGCTGGATATAGTGCAAATGCTTCTATAGTTTTGGAGGAGAAAAAGGACGTTCTAACGCTCAAGGAAGCGCTATTGCAATTTGATAAGGAAACAGAGAAACCCTTTGTTGAAATTGAAATAGGGGAAAATGAATTTGAACGCAAAGACATAGAATTAGGAGTTAGTGATGGAATAGATGTTGAAATAGTCTCTGGGCTTGAGGAAGATGACAAAATCAAAGTTTGGAACAAATTGGAGAAGAAGGACAATGCCGATGATTAA
- the tsaB gene encoding tRNA (adenosine(37)-N6)-threonylcarbamoyltransferase complex dimerization subunit type 1 TsaB, whose amino-acid sequence MARILNLETATTNCSVSISDGSNIVCLKENNAVNYSHSEQLHVFIKEALEEASLSFSDLDAIAISKGPGSYTGLRIGVSAAKGLCFSLDLPLISVPTLESMANQIGVSKGELIIPVLDARRMEVYSAVYDSSYVEIRDTRAEIIDDNSFNEFSSYSKVYVVGSGAEKCKEILKPTNFHFNTSIVPSAKEMAQIAFNKYQEGIFEDVAYFEPYYLKDFVLQVKKKN is encoded by the coding sequence ATGGCCAGAATACTAAATTTAGAAACAGCAACGACCAATTGTTCTGTCAGTATTTCGGATGGTTCCAATATTGTTTGTTTAAAAGAGAACAATGCGGTCAACTATTCACATTCCGAACAATTACATGTTTTTATAAAAGAAGCCTTGGAAGAGGCTTCTTTATCTTTTTCAGATTTGGATGCAATTGCTATTAGCAAAGGTCCTGGTTCATACACAGGATTGCGCATTGGTGTTTCTGCTGCCAAAGGATTGTGTTTTTCTTTGGATCTGCCTCTAATCTCTGTACCTACCCTTGAAAGTATGGCCAACCAGATTGGAGTATCGAAAGGAGAGCTGATTATTCCTGTTCTTGATGCAAGGCGCATGGAAGTGTATTCGGCAGTTTACGATTCAAGCTATGTTGAGATTCGGGATACTAGGGCAGAAATTATTGATGATAACTCGTTCAATGAATTTAGTTCGTATTCCAAGGTTTATGTTGTTGGTAGCGGAGCAGAAAAATGTAAAGAAATCTTAAAGCCGACTAATTTCCATTTTAATACCTCCATTGTTCCATCAGCAAAGGAAATGGCACAAATTGCCTTCAATAAATACCAAGAAGGTATTTTTGAGGATGTGGCTTATTTTGAGCCTTATTATTTAAAGGATTTTGTTCTTCAGGTAAAGAAAAAGAACTAA
- a CDS encoding thioredoxin domain-containing protein — MLKRITLLSVLLFLNYGCTQKSKKVEYKHTNALVHETSPYLLQHAHNPVNWEAWSPEVLERAKKEDKPLLISIGYAACHWCHVMEKECFEDEEVAQMMNENFINIKIDREERPDVDQIYMDAIQMMSGNGGWPLNMVALPDGRPFWGATYVPKENWIKSLKQLTDLYKNDKSKIVQYASDLANGINAINLVENKKDSGIYTLDQLNTAVTNWSKYFDDFLGGYKRAPKFMMPNNWDFLLHYATASSNPEIMDYVNTTLTRMAYGGIYDHVGGGFSRYAVDTKWHVPHFEKMLYDNGQLVSLYAKAYAVTKNNLYKDVVEQTIGFVEEELLDEKGGFYSSLDADSLDEHGELEEGAYYVWTKEELANLLGDDYKIFADYYNINSYGLWEKENYVLIRDKTDDEIAKKHDVTIAILKEKLKNSLNTLKEKKTERSKPRLDDKILTSWNGLMLKGLVDAYRYLGNGAYLTLALKNASFIDKEMIKEDHSLYRNHKEGNSTINAFLEDYASTIEAFLALYEVTFDETWLNHSKKMLDYTKLHFLDKESGMFFFTSDEDDSLIRRSIETSDNVISASNSIMAKNLLKFHKLFPQEDYGEIAKQMLKNVQDNFDESAQGYANWMHLVLYENENFYEIAVVGKNHKDLGKEISSNYLPNSILVGSEKEGSIDLLKNRYNEGQTLIYVCIEGACKLPVTSSEEVLEQLKD; from the coding sequence ATGCTCAAAAGAATTACCCTTTTATCTGTATTACTCTTCCTAAACTATGGTTGCACCCAAAAATCAAAAAAAGTGGAGTACAAACACACTAATGCCCTTGTTCATGAAACCAGCCCCTATTTATTACAGCATGCCCACAATCCTGTAAACTGGGAAGCTTGGAGTCCTGAAGTTTTAGAGCGTGCAAAAAAAGAGGACAAACCACTTCTAATAAGCATAGGTTATGCCGCCTGTCATTGGTGCCATGTAATGGAAAAAGAATGTTTTGAAGACGAGGAAGTAGCCCAAATGATGAACGAAAACTTCATCAATATTAAAATTGATAGGGAAGAACGACCCGATGTAGATCAAATTTATATGGATGCCATTCAAATGATGTCAGGAAACGGTGGATGGCCTCTTAACATGGTCGCTCTCCCAGACGGAAGACCCTTTTGGGGAGCTACATATGTTCCCAAAGAAAACTGGATTAAATCCCTGAAACAACTTACGGATTTGTATAAAAACGATAAATCTAAAATTGTACAATACGCAAGTGATCTGGCAAACGGAATCAATGCCATTAATTTAGTTGAAAACAAAAAAGACTCGGGAATTTACACTCTTGATCAGTTGAACACTGCTGTAACAAATTGGTCTAAATACTTTGATGATTTTCTTGGAGGCTATAAACGTGCGCCGAAGTTCATGATGCCCAATAATTGGGATTTTTTACTTCACTACGCCACCGCTAGTTCTAATCCAGAAATAATGGATTATGTAAATACTACACTCACACGTATGGCCTATGGTGGAATTTATGACCATGTTGGTGGAGGCTTTTCCAGATATGCCGTTGACACTAAATGGCATGTACCCCACTTTGAAAAAATGCTTTACGATAACGGCCAACTTGTGAGTTTATATGCCAAGGCCTACGCCGTTACAAAAAACAACCTATATAAAGATGTTGTGGAACAAACAATTGGTTTTGTTGAAGAAGAGCTGCTTGATGAAAAAGGAGGCTTTTATTCTTCGTTGGATGCAGATAGTTTGGACGAACATGGTGAATTGGAGGAAGGGGCATATTACGTCTGGACAAAGGAAGAGTTGGCCAATTTACTTGGTGATGATTATAAAATCTTTGCGGATTATTACAATATTAATTCCTATGGGCTTTGGGAAAAAGAAAATTATGTTTTGATTCGGGATAAGACAGATGATGAGATTGCAAAAAAGCACGATGTCACTATTGCCATCCTTAAGGAAAAATTAAAAAATTCGCTGAACACCTTAAAAGAAAAAAAGACAGAGCGTTCCAAACCCAGATTAGATGATAAGATTCTTACATCTTGGAACGGATTAATGTTAAAAGGTCTGGTAGACGCCTATAGATATTTAGGGAATGGAGCTTATCTTACCTTGGCACTGAAAAATGCCAGTTTTATTGATAAAGAAATGATTAAAGAGGATCACTCCCTTTACCGAAACCACAAAGAAGGAAACAGCACTATAAATGCGTTTTTAGAGGATTATGCCTCCACAATTGAAGCTTTTCTTGCCCTTTACGAGGTTACTTTTGATGAAACGTGGTTGAATCACTCCAAAAAAATGTTGGACTACACCAAACTGCATTTTTTAGACAAGGAATCAGGGATGTTCTTTTTTACTTCGGATGAAGATGATTCGTTAATTAGAAGAAGCATTGAAACCAGCGATAATGTAATTTCAGCTTCAAACTCCATTATGGCTAAAAACCTATTGAAGTTCCACAAACTCTTTCCTCAAGAGGATTACGGGGAAATTGCGAAGCAAATGCTTAAAAATGTCCAAGATAATTTTGATGAAAGTGCACAGGGATATGCCAATTGGATGCATTTGGTTTTATATGAAAATGAAAACTTTTATGAGATAGCCGTCGTTGGCAAAAATCATAAAGATCTGGGGAAAGAAATTAGTAGTAACTATTTACCAAACAGTATTTTGGTAGGCTCAGAAAAAGAAGGAAGCATCGACCTATTGAAAAATAGGTATAATGAAGGACAAACCCTTATTTATGTTTGTATTGAAGGAGCCTGTAAGCTGCCTGTCACTTCCAGTGAAGAAGTTTTAGAACAATTAAAAGATTAA
- a CDS encoding TolC family protein: MKTRITIILLLCSVCISSAQMRKWTLQECVEYAVENNLTIEQAELDLDNARIDKSDAIGNLLPRLNGDGRLTENVGLSFNPTSQEPVNTQLNFTGNLTSVLDIFDGLRNIRQLQRSKLSAISSQYQLDDLKDDIRLNVANAYLQVLSNKEQLKVFEAQYAVTEQDLLRTKELVESGVVPRGDLLEIEATAATQEQQIINGEGLVLISRVNLAQLLQITDYENFDIADESFEIPPSDILDNSAKVIFDKALTFRNDIKLSESNVDLAKKDLEIAKGAYYPTLSAFINYNTRYSDQNLNPQDLSIIPFTDQLWLFDGLAYGFTLNIPFFNGWSTRNSVKRSKISLQRSQLELEQTKLELESEIQQAHVNVTTFGKAHEAAIKTMEARKLAYEYAKERFNVGLMNSFDFSQAQSRVDNAEADVIRTKYDYIFRLKILEFYFGIPISLN; encoded by the coding sequence ATGAAAACAAGAATAACAATCATACTATTATTGTGTTCAGTATGTATCTCCAGTGCCCAAATGCGAAAATGGACATTGCAAGAGTGTGTAGAATATGCAGTGGAGAATAACCTTACTATAGAGCAAGCAGAATTGGATCTGGACAATGCAAGAATAGATAAATCCGATGCAATTGGTAATTTGTTGCCAAGGTTGAATGGTGATGGACGTTTGACAGAAAACGTAGGTCTATCGTTTAATCCAACATCACAAGAACCGGTAAATACGCAATTGAACTTTACAGGTAATCTAACCTCTGTATTAGATATATTCGACGGACTTAGAAATATAAGGCAATTACAGCGTTCCAAACTGAGTGCAATTTCTAGTCAATACCAACTAGATGACCTTAAAGATGATATTAGGTTGAACGTTGCTAATGCATATTTACAAGTTTTGTCCAATAAGGAGCAGCTGAAAGTTTTTGAGGCACAATATGCAGTTACGGAACAGGATTTGTTGCGTACAAAGGAATTGGTAGAATCTGGAGTGGTGCCAAGAGGCGATTTATTAGAAATTGAAGCTACGGCCGCGACCCAAGAACAACAAATTATTAACGGAGAAGGTTTGGTATTGATTTCAAGAGTAAATCTTGCGCAATTACTACAGATTACCGATTATGAAAATTTTGATATAGCTGATGAGTCATTTGAAATACCACCTTCTGACATTTTGGATAATTCAGCAAAAGTCATCTTTGATAAAGCATTGACCTTTAGAAATGACATTAAGCTATCAGAATCAAACGTTGATTTAGCGAAAAAGGATTTAGAAATTGCCAAGGGAGCATACTATCCCACGTTATCAGCATTTATAAATTATAATACAAGATATTCTGACCAAAACCTGAATCCACAAGATTTATCCATTATTCCGTTCACGGATCAATTATGGCTATTTGATGGTCTCGCCTATGGATTCACATTGAACATACCCTTCTTTAATGGTTGGAGTACTAGAAATAGTGTTAAAAGATCAAAAATAAGTCTTCAAAGGTCTCAATTAGAATTGGAACAGACCAAATTAGAATTGGAATCGGAAATTCAACAAGCTCATGTGAATGTAACTACTTTTGGTAAGGCACACGAGGCTGCAATTAAAACAATGGAAGCCAGAAAATTGGCCTATGAATATGCCAAGGAACGTTTTAATGTAGGTTTGATGAACTCTTTTGATTTTAGTCAGGCGCAATCCCGTGTGGACAATGCAGAAGCTGATGTGATCCGTACCAAATACGATTATATTTTTAGACTGAAAATATTGGAGTTCTACTTTGGTATTCCAATTTCCTTAAACTAG
- a CDS encoding type IX secretion system membrane protein PorP/SprF, protein MRHCLTLLIISLVFGLSSKAQEGIPVYFDYLADNYYLVYPSMAGISEGGKIRLTARKQWFNVDEAPSLQTLNANFRAGERSGVGVILFNDSNGYHSQTGFKATYAHHLQLAGDFRTLNQLSFGLSAGAILSSLDETEFRSVIPDPIVSGTKNTTSYFNVDLGVSYNIFEFYAHAAVLNLLGSGRDLYTLAEFDNLRRYLFSLGYVFGKRTRIEPSILFQMTDFTKEKTVDLNAKVYKDVSFGTVWAGLSYRRSFDGAQFQTNGGFGEQRLQLFTPIVGVNVNNFMFSYNYSYQSGDIRFDNGGFHQITLGYDFGQSDDGKRYDCYCPAAQ, encoded by the coding sequence ATGAGACACTGTCTAACCCTACTAATCATCTCCCTAGTTTTTGGGCTATCTTCTAAAGCTCAAGAGGGAATTCCTGTTTACTTTGACTATCTGGCGGACAACTATTACCTTGTTTATCCTTCCATGGCCGGTATTAGTGAAGGAGGAAAAATACGCCTTACAGCTAGAAAGCAATGGTTTAATGTGGATGAAGCACCTAGTTTACAGACTTTAAATGCCAATTTTAGGGCAGGTGAGCGAAGCGGAGTGGGTGTTATTTTATTTAATGATTCCAACGGATACCACTCTCAAACCGGTTTTAAGGCGACCTATGCCCACCATTTACAGTTGGCTGGGGATTTTAGAACCTTGAATCAATTGTCCTTTGGTCTTAGTGCAGGTGCTATTTTAAGTAGTTTGGACGAAACCGAGTTCAGGTCCGTAATACCCGACCCAATAGTTTCAGGGACCAAAAACACCACAAGCTATTTTAATGTGGATTTAGGAGTGTCCTATAATATTTTTGAGTTCTACGCGCATGCCGCGGTGTTAAACCTTTTAGGAAGTGGGCGTGATTTATATACTTTGGCGGAGTTTGATAATCTAAGAAGATACTTGTTTTCCTTAGGTTATGTTTTTGGAAAGAGAACCAGAATTGAACCTTCTATTTTGTTTCAAATGACTGATTTTACTAAAGAAAAAACGGTTGATTTAAATGCCAAGGTATACAAGGATGTTAGTTTTGGAACAGTTTGGGCAGGATTATCGTATAGAAGAAGTTTTGATGGGGCCCAATTCCAGACCAATGGTGGTTTTGGGGAGCAGCGATTACAGTTGTTTACACCAATTGTTGGCGTAAATGTCAATAACTTCATGTTTTCATATAACTACTCGTACCAATCTGGGGATATTCGTTTTGATAATGGAGGATTCCATCAAATTACTTTAGGATATGACTTTGGGCAGAGTGATGATGGCAAACGTTACGATTGTTATTGTCCTGCAGCTCAATAA
- a CDS encoding NifU family protein, with amino-acid sequence MKEFNITVVDTNNPKILKFEVNHFLVKGNYELKNIDEAKDSPLAQQLFYLPFIKTVYISGNFIALERFDIVEWDDVKDEVAQQLVDYLNAGEPIVNEETTQKKQPITVYAEVTPNPAAMKFVSNKKIVPYTYEFKNIDDAKDSQLARELFHFPFVKEVFFDENYVSVSKYEVADWNDITMELREFIRNFLADGKEVVSPETVQKTKETVEQSVADTNYDDTSQQIIDILEEYVKPAVASDGGNILFQSYEEDSKTVNVILQGACSGCPSSTFTLKNGIETMLKNMMGDKINQVVALNG; translated from the coding sequence ATGAAAGAATTTAATATTACGGTTGTTGATACCAACAACCCCAAAATACTAAAATTTGAAGTAAACCACTTTTTGGTAAAGGGTAATTATGAGCTTAAAAATATAGACGAAGCCAAGGATTCTCCTTTGGCGCAACAACTATTTTACCTCCCTTTTATCAAAACCGTATATATCTCCGGAAACTTCATAGCTCTTGAACGGTTTGACATTGTTGAATGGGATGATGTAAAGGATGAAGTGGCCCAGCAATTGGTTGACTATTTGAATGCTGGAGAACCTATTGTTAATGAGGAAACAACCCAAAAGAAGCAACCGATTACCGTTTACGCCGAGGTTACTCCAAATCCGGCTGCCATGAAATTTGTATCTAATAAAAAGATAGTTCCGTACACTTACGAATTTAAAAATATTGATGATGCCAAAGATTCCCAATTGGCAAGGGAACTTTTCCACTTTCCGTTTGTAAAAGAGGTCTTTTTTGATGAAAACTACGTTTCTGTATCCAAATATGAAGTGGCGGATTGGAACGATATCACAATGGAGCTGCGGGAATTTATTCGTAATTTTTTGGCAGATGGAAAAGAAGTGGTTTCCCCAGAAACAGTCCAAAAAACAAAAGAAACGGTAGAACAAAGTGTCGCTGACACCAATTATGATGACACCTCCCAACAAATAATTGATATTTTGGAAGAGTACGTTAAACCTGCGGTTGCCAGCGATGGAGGAAATATCCTTTTTCAATCCTATGAAGAAGACAGCAAAACGGTCAATGTAATTTTACAAGGAGCCTGCAGCGGCTGTCCATCTTCCACATTCACCCTTAAAAACGGTATTGAAACCATGTTAAAAAACATGATGGGTGATAAAATAAATCAGGTGGTTGCGCTTAACGGTTAA
- a CDS encoding ABC transporter permease produces the protein MWLFDKDLWVEIFHTLGKNMFRTFLTMLGVIFAMIILILLLGSANGMSNGFNKVFAGTASNSLFVWGQSTSEPYKGFERGRRIRYKIEDAEILKRQIPEIEVLAPRIELGSHRATVTVYREGRTSGSSVYGDYPEIDNITKKKLVEGRFLNKTDIEDSKKICVIGEETYKLLFDKGENAIGEDIRINGVFFSVVGIYKPNNNINIDGENAVFIPFTTFQKAFNTGDRMGWMAISVEPNTKVPVVENKIKEILKNKYDIHPDDQRAIGSFDMSEIFNNITSFTDVLKGFSFFVGIFTLLAGVIAISNILLITVKERTKEIGVRRALGATPRTVKRQIVVEAIVLTAFAGLIGFAISVGILAFLNSMWGSGEDFPFVNPMVSIPQFLISFLLMVSLSVLIGLIPANKAVKVRPIEALREE, from the coding sequence ATGTGGCTATTTGATAAAGACTTATGGGTTGAGATTTTCCACACTTTGGGAAAGAATATGTTCCGTACATTTTTGACCATGCTGGGGGTTATTTTCGCTATGATTATTCTCATTTTGCTTTTAGGTTCCGCCAATGGCATGAGCAATGGTTTTAATAAGGTTTTTGCAGGAACGGCATCAAATAGCCTGTTTGTTTGGGGTCAATCTACTTCTGAGCCCTATAAAGGTTTTGAAAGAGGTAGAAGAATACGTTATAAGATTGAGGATGCTGAAATATTAAAAAGACAAATACCTGAAATTGAAGTATTGGCACCCAGGATAGAATTGGGCAGCCATAGGGCAACAGTTACGGTTTATAGAGAAGGCAGAACAAGTGGCTCTTCGGTTTATGGAGATTATCCTGAAATTGACAACATCACCAAAAAGAAATTGGTTGAAGGAAGGTTTTTGAACAAGACTGATATAGAAGATTCCAAAAAAATATGCGTAATAGGTGAGGAGACCTATAAATTGTTGTTTGATAAAGGTGAAAATGCAATAGGAGAAGATATTCGTATAAATGGGGTGTTCTTTTCCGTTGTGGGAATCTATAAGCCGAACAATAATATAAATATTGATGGTGAAAATGCGGTTTTTATCCCATTCACTACGTTTCAAAAAGCATTTAATACAGGAGACCGTATGGGATGGATGGCCATTTCCGTGGAACCGAACACAAAAGTCCCGGTTGTTGAGAACAAGATTAAGGAAATATTAAAGAACAAATACGATATTCATCCAGATGATCAGAGAGCCATAGGCAGTTTCGATATGTCTGAGATTTTTAATAATATCACCTCATTTACCGATGTTTTAAAAGGCTTTTCCTTTTTCGTTGGAATTTTCACCCTATTGGCTGGAGTAATTGCCATAAGTAATATCCTTTTGATTACCGTGAAAGAACGCACCAAAGAAATTGGGGTACGGAGAGCTCTGGGAGCAACACCAAGAACGGTTAAACGACAAATAGTTGTGGAAGCTATTGTGTTGACAGCTTTTGCCGGACTCATTGGGTTTGCTATTTCCGTTGGTATATTGGCATTTTTAAACTCCATGTGGGGCAGCGGTGAAGATTTTCCATTTGTAAACCCAATGGTAAGTATACCCCAGTTTTTAATATCATTCCTGTTGATGGTGAGCCTAAGTGTGCTCATAGGATTGATTCCGGCCAACAAAGCGGTCAAAGTAAGACCAATAGAGGCATTAAGAGAAGAATAA
- a CDS encoding mechanosensitive ion channel family protein produces MEELKNFEQHLEKAIDWFWDFMPNLILAIVILIVGLWVIRFINKLVRKFFERKDYDLTLESFLQSFISIALKVLLFTIVVTQLGVKSSSLVAMVGAAGLAIGLALQGSLANFAGGVLILLFKPFKVGDFISAQGIDGSVKQITIFSTKLNTFGNQVAIIPNGQLSNGSIINYNMEDTRRDKFDVGIGYGSNIKQSKEILLQICSDTEDILKEPIPEVYVGELGDNSVNLTLRFWAKNDVFWAAHFHVIEETKLRFDQAGIEIPFPQRVVHEAD; encoded by the coding sequence ATGGAAGAACTTAAAAACTTTGAACAACATTTGGAAAAGGCTATAGATTGGTTTTGGGATTTTATGCCCAATCTAATACTGGCAATTGTCATATTAATTGTTGGATTATGGGTTATCCGTTTTATCAATAAATTAGTTCGTAAGTTTTTTGAACGAAAAGACTATGATCTTACGTTGGAAAGTTTTTTACAGAGCTTTATTAGTATAGCCCTTAAAGTTCTTCTTTTTACTATAGTAGTTACCCAACTAGGAGTAAAATCATCTTCTCTTGTTGCCATGGTCGGTGCTGCTGGTCTCGCCATAGGTCTGGCGTTGCAAGGTTCTCTGGCAAATTTTGCAGGCGGGGTTTTGATTCTTCTTTTTAAACCTTTTAAGGTGGGTGATTTTATATCAGCCCAAGGTATTGACGGTAGTGTTAAGCAAATCACCATTTTTAGCACTAAACTGAATACGTTTGGAAATCAGGTTGCCATTATACCCAATGGGCAACTTTCTAACGGGAGTATCATAAACTACAATATGGAGGACACACGGAGAGATAAATTTGATGTAGGAATTGGTTATGGCTCCAACATAAAACAATCTAAGGAAATTCTGTTACAGATTTGTTCAGATACAGAAGATATTCTTAAAGAGCCAATCCCTGAAGTTTACGTAGGCGAACTAGGTGATAACTCCGTAAACCTCACCTTACGATTTTGGGCTAAAAATGATGTTTTTTGGGCTGCGCATTTTCATGTGATTGAAGAAACAAAGCTACGTTTTGACCAAGCAGGAATTGAAATTCCGTTCCCGCAAAGGGTAGTTCATGAAGCAGATTAG